In Malania oleifera isolate guangnan ecotype guangnan chromosome 8, ASM2987363v1, whole genome shotgun sequence, a single window of DNA contains:
- the LOC131162158 gene encoding T-complex protein 1 subunit beta has translation MAVEKLLKDEATEEKGERARMALFVGAMAIADLVKTTLGPKGMDKILQSTGRGRSVTVTNDGATILKSLHIDSPAAKVLVDISKVQDDEVGDGTTSVVVLAGELLREAEKLVATKIHPMTIISGYRMAAECSRNALLQKVMDNKEDADKFKSDLMKIAMTTLSSKILSQDKEHFAKLAVDAVMRLKGSTNLESIQIIKKPGGSLKDSFLDEGFILDKKIGVGQPKRIENAKILVANTAMDTDKVKIYGARVRVDSMSRVAEIEAAEKEKMREKVQKIIGHGINCFVNRQLIYNFPEELFADAGVLAIEHADFDGIERLALVTGGEIASTFDNPESVKLGHCKVIEEIMIGEDKLIHFSGVEMGQACTIVLRGASHHVLDEAERSLHDALCVLSQTVNDSRVLLGGGWPEMVMAKEVDELARRTPGKKSHAIDSFSRALMAIPTAIADNAGLDSAELIAKLRAEHHKEGSNAGIDVISGSVGDMAELGISESFKVKQAVLLSATEAAEMILRVDEVITCAPRKREDRM, from the exons GCATTATTTGTTGGTGCTATGGCAATTGCTGATTTGGTCAAGACTACATTAGGACCAAAGGGAATG GATAAAATTTTACAATCAACAGGTAGAGGGCGCAGTGTAACTGTCACAAATGATGGTGCTACCATCTTAAAGTCCCTCCATATTGACAGCCCAGCTGCGAAGGTCCTTGTTG ATATTTCAAAAGTGCAAGATGATGAAGTTGGTGACGGGACAACATCAGTTGTTGTTCTTGCTGGGGAGCTGTTAAGGGAGGCAGAAAAATTGGTGGCCACAAAGATTCATCCAATGACCATAATTTCAG GTTATCGGATGGCAGCTGAATGTTCTCGGAATGCTTTGTTGCAGAAGGTCATGGATAATAAAGAGGATGCAG ATAAGTTCAAGTCAGATTTGATGAAGATTGCAATGACCACTTTGAGCTCAAAAATTCTTTCCCAAGATAAGGAACATTTTGCAAAACTGGCTGTGGATGCTGTTATGAGGCTAAAA GGCAGCACAAACCTAGAGTCCATCCAAATCATTAAGAAGCCTGGAGGATCATTGAAGGATTCATTTCTGGATGAAGG ATTTATTCTTGACAAAAAAATAGGTGTTGGCCAGCCCAAACGCATTGAGAATGCAAAGATTTTGGTGGCAAATACTGCAATGGACACAGATAAAGTCAAGATCTATGGGGCACGTGTTCGTGTTGATTCAATGTCCAGGGTTGCTGAGATTGAAGCGGCTGAGAAggaaaaaatgagagaaaaagtgCAAAAGATTATAGGCCATGGGATTAATTGTTTTGTTAACAGACAACTGATTTACAATTTCCCAGAGGAACTCTTTGCAGATGCTGGAGTACTTGCAATTGAGCATGCTGATTTTGATGGTATTGAGCGGTTGGCTCTGGTTACTGGGGGTGAAATTGCATCAACATTTGATAACCCAGAGTCTGTAAAGCTTGGACATTGCAAGGTCATCGAGGAAATCATGATTGGCGAGGACAAGTTGATTCACTTTTCCGGTGTTGAAATGGGTCAGGCTTGTACTATAGTATTGAGAGGTGCAAG TCATCATGTTCTTGATGAGGCTGAAAGGTCTCTGCATGATGCCTTGTGTGTGCTGTCTCAGACCGTAAATGACAGTAGGGTGTTACTTGGAGGTGGGTGGCCTGAAATGGTGATGGCAAAGGAAGTAGATGAGCTGGCACGGAGGACTCCAGGAAAGAAGTCCCATGCTATTGATTCTTTCTCACGGGCTCTCATGGCCATCCCAACAGCAATTGCTGATAATGCAGGGTTGGACAGTGCTGAGTTGATTGCAAAGCTGCGTGCAGAGCACCACAAGGAAGGAAGCAATGCAGGAATTGATGTCATCTCTGGATCT GTGGGAGACATGGCAGAGCTGGGGATTtctgaatcattcaaagttaAGCAGGCTGTATTGCTCTCTGCAACTGAGGCTGCCGAGATGATTCTTAGAGTTGATGAAGTGATCACCTGTGCTCCCCGGAAGAGAGAAGATAGGATGTGA
- the LOC131162157 gene encoding enoyl-CoA hydratase 2, peroxisomal, with amino-acid sequence MADSSEFDPELLLTHKFPESTYNYDERDAALYALGIGVCARDALDDNELKYVYHENGQQFIQVLPTFATLFPSGFIADISQLPGLSYDRLLHGQQYVELYKPFPSSGCLQNKASIVGLHDKGKASIVEVEVASYEKDSGELLCKNRMTLYFGGIGGFSKSSRPFSYSKYPIDHISTDKIPQDQPFAVYEDQVQPSQALLYRLSGDYNPLHVDPNFAKNAGFPRPIVHGLCTFGFAVRAIIRCICRGDPNMVRSISGRFLLHVFLGETLITEMWLEGSRVIYQSKVKERNKAVLCGYVDLNHLASSL; translated from the exons ATGGCGGACAGTTCGGAGTTCGATCCCGAGTTGCTTCTTACTCATAAATTCCCAGAG AGCACATACAACTATGATGAAAG AGATGCAGCACTTTATGCTCTGGGTATTGGAGTGTGTGCGAGGGATGCTTTGGATGACAATGAGCTCAAATATGTTTACCATGAGAATGGACAGCAATTCATTCAG GTTTTGCCAACTTTTGCCACTCTATTTCCTTCTGGATTTATAGCAGACATTTCGCAGCTGCCAGGCCTATC ATATGATCGTCTATTGCATGGGCAACAATATGTAGAACTCTACAAGCCGTTTCCTTCAAGTGGTTGC TTGCAAAATAAAGCAAGTATCGTGGGATTGCATGATAAAG GCAAAGCATCTATTGTTGAAGTTGAAGTTGCCAGTTATGAGAAAGATTCTGGTGAACTGTTATGCAAAAATCG GATGACACTCTATTTTGGAGGTATCGGTGGCTTCTCAAAATCATCTAGGCCCTTTTCCTACTCGAAGTATCCAATCGACCACATTTCAACAGATAAAATTCCACAGGATCAACCTTTTGCAGTATATGAGGATCAGGTCCAACCATCACAG GCACTGTTGTATAGGCTATCTGGTGACTACAATCCTTTGCATGTAGATCCCAATTTTGCAAAAAATGCTGG ATTCCCTCGCCCTATAGTGCATGGACTTTGCACCTTTGGGTTTGCAGTTAGGGCAATCATCAGATGTATCTGCAGAGGGGACCCAAACATGGTCAGAAGCATATCAGGCAGATTCCTTTTGCATGTCTTTCTTGGAGAAACTCTTATCACTGAAATGTGGCTAGAGGGTTCAAG AGTGATATATCAGTCAAAGGTGAAAGAAAGAAACAAGGCAGTTCTTTGCGGCTATGTAGATCTCAATCATTTAGCTTCGTCGCTGTGA